TACGGCGTGGTGAGGAGCAGGGTCAATGGGTCAAGTCCTGGTGCCTGAACCCTCCGGCCCGCGAGTGCGGGAACTATTGCGGGCGCAGTCCGACGTGCGCCGGCGCTGGCTGCAGGCCGCCGCCATCTGGATCGTGCTCGGCCTGCTGGTGCTGGCGGCTTCGCTGCTGTCGCCGGTCTTCCTCACCCCGCGCAACATCACCAACATCCTCAAACAGGCGGCGCCGCTGGGCATCCTGGCCGTCGGCGAGACGCTGGTCATCCTGACCGGCGGGATCGACTTATCCGTGGCCTCGGTGATGGCCTCGGTCTCGATCTTCGCCGCTGGGATCACGGACGGCCAGGACGAGCTGGTGGTGCCGGTCGTCGCCTTCTGCCTGGTGTTCTCGATCCTGGTTGGCCTGGGCAATGGGCTGATGGTGACCAAGCTCAGGATCCCGCCGTTCATCGCCACGCTGGGCATGATCCTGGTGGTGCAGGGCGTCCGCTTCGTGTACTCCAAAGGCATGCCAAAGACCTACATCCCG
This sequence is a window from Anaerolineales bacterium. Protein-coding genes within it:
- a CDS encoding ABC transporter permease, coding for MGQVLVPEPSGPRVRELLRAQSDVRRRWLQAAAIWIVLGLLVLAASLLSPVFLTPRNITNILKQAAPLGILAVGETLVILTGGIDLSVASVMASVSIFAAGITDGQDELVVPVVAFCLVFSILVGLGNGLMVTKLRIPPFIATLGMILVVQGVRFVYSKGMPKTYIPDVLRFWGRDSLGPVPMALIMWMVIVVIAGFVLSRTTFGRRLYAVGGNARTAYLSGVNVDGVKIAAYTACSFLAGIAGLILVGYVGTADNWLGNGYELNAIAAVVIGGTAFEGGKGGQLGTVAGVLILTVLFNLVLMLQFDEEARRIVKGVVILLAVALYARLRTRR